A single Marinitoga aeolica DNA region contains:
- a CDS encoding ABC transporter ATP-binding protein produces the protein MNKAIEMKNVTRKFGNVIALNNIDFEIEAKKIVGLLGPNGAGKSTLMKIISTLILPSAGEVKAFGIDVVKEKSKVRNLISLVSDYTVLEDELTPYENLILFGKISNVKEDLKSKALSLLEDFGLSQYKHRLTKNLSSGNKQKLNIARSLIKNPKLLLLDEPTIAIDVETSRFIREYILDQNLKNEKTILISSHYMWEVEQIASEIAILVDGKIIAQDKMINIMKKFENELSIIEVELESPEYLSNLEALKDEKIISGLKIISSTTAIIETQLKIEHFEELTKKYNIKCSYRNMKISLEDVYSYIIKGRL, from the coding sequence ATGAATAAAGCTATTGAAATGAAAAATGTTACTAGAAAATTTGGTAATGTTATTGCTTTAAATAATATTGATTTTGAAATAGAGGCAAAAAAAATTGTTGGATTATTAGGACCTAATGGTGCTGGAAAGTCAACTTTAATGAAAATAATTTCTACATTGATACTACCATCTGCAGGTGAAGTAAAAGCATTTGGAATTGATGTGGTAAAAGAAAAGAGCAAGGTTAGAAATCTTATCAGTTTGGTATCAGATTATACTGTTTTAGAAGATGAATTAACACCATACGAAAATTTAATATTATTTGGAAAAATTAGTAATGTGAAAGAAGATTTAAAATCAAAAGCCCTAAGTCTTTTAGAAGATTTTGGATTATCACAATATAAACATAGATTAACTAAAAATCTTTCCTCAGGAAATAAACAAAAATTGAATATTGCACGTTCTCTTATAAAAAATCCTAAATTACTATTATTAGATGAACCAACAATTGCCATAGATGTAGAAACATCCAGATTTATACGAGAATATATATTAGATCAAAATCTAAAAAATGAAAAAACTATTCTTATTTCCTCGCATTATATGTGGGAAGTCGAACAAATCGCTTCAGAAATCGCCATATTGGTTGATGGAAAAATTATTGCTCAGGATAAAATGATAAATATTATGAAAAAATTTGAAAATGAGTTGTCTATAATAGAAGTTGAATTAGAAAGTCCTGAATATCTTTCTAATTTAGAAGCTTTAAAAGATGAAAAAATAATATCAGGACTAAAAATCATTTCTTCAACAACAGCCATAATAGAAACTCAATTAAAAATTGAACATTTTGAAGAACTTACAAAAAAATATAATATAAAATGCTCATACAGAAATATGAAAATATCTTTGGAAGATGTTTATTCCTATATAATAAAAGGAAGATTGTAA
- a CDS encoding pseudouridine synthase, translated as MERLDKFLANAKIGSRNEVKKLIKNGLIKVNGNIIKKVDFKVTKHDIVEFKDKKIEGHKLIYIIINKPVGYLSSTYDSKDKYVLQLIDHKYKDELSIAGRLDKDAHGLLFLTNDGELIHKIISPKKNIYKTYEVKVDGNITKEKIKKLEIGIQLKDFKTKPAIVEKVKGNIIVIKISEGKFHQIKRMMKAVNLEVIDLKRIAIGSLQLPDNLKEGEWIEIEKPNLFNNRSPE; from the coding sequence ATGGAGAGATTGGATAAATTTTTAGCCAATGCAAAAATAGGTTCAAGAAACGAAGTAAAAAAATTGATAAAAAACGGATTAATAAAAGTAAATGGTAATATTATAAAAAAAGTCGATTTTAAAGTTACTAAACATGACATTGTTGAATTTAAAGATAAAAAAATAGAAGGACATAAACTAATATATATTATTATTAATAAACCAGTTGGGTACCTATCTTCCACATATGATTCGAAAGATAAATATGTTTTACAACTAATAGATCATAAATATAAAGATGAATTGAGTATTGCTGGAAGATTAGATAAAGATGCTCATGGATTATTGTTTTTAACTAATGATGGAGAATTAATTCATAAAATCATTTCACCAAAGAAAAATATATATAAAACATATGAAGTTAAAGTGGATGGCAACATTACAAAAGAAAAGATTAAAAAATTAGAAATCGGTATTCAGTTAAAAGATTTTAAAACAAAACCTGCAATTGTAGAAAAAGTAAAGGGGAATATTATTGTAATAAAAATTTCGGAAGGTAAATTTCATCAAATAAAAAGAATGATGAAAGCTGTAAACCTTGAAGTTATTGATTTAAAAAGAATAGCCATAGGAAGTCTTCAACTTCCTGACAATCTAAAAGAAGGTGAATGGATTGAAATTGAAAAACCAAATCTTTTCAATAATCGTTCCCCAGAATAA
- a CDS encoding metallophosphoesterase produces MKFFTRTIFIIFLIAIYAFFIEPFSIKKSYLNIKKDIKTPIKIIDITDLHIYKYIFFHEKILNEIKKEKPDLILYTGDSIIKNTDKNSLNKFFKKLSEIAPVYAVYGNWDYYNLNMVNDVYNTNNIHLINDNSISLYYGNFTLKLIGLPIYKKLSYTDTTSASYTIVMEHIPDTIFYNKEAFDQANLILAGHTHGGQVYIPFITKLFLKKYAFYLRGEKKFSNNKLMYINRGLGAWFNIRLFSSPEILVITISNN; encoded by the coding sequence ATGAAATTTTTTACAAGAACTATATTTATAATTTTTTTAATTGCTATTTATGCTTTTTTTATCGAACCTTTTTCGATAAAAAAAAGCTATTTAAACATTAAGAAAGATATTAAAACACCAATAAAAATCATTGATATTACTGATTTACATATATATAAATATATTTTTTTTCATGAAAAAATATTAAATGAAATAAAAAAAGAAAAACCCGATTTAATCCTTTATACAGGAGATTCTATTATAAAAAATACTGATAAAAACAGTTTAAATAAGTTTTTTAAAAAATTAAGTGAAATTGCTCCAGTATACGCAGTTTATGGAAATTGGGACTATTACAATTTAAACATGGTAAATGATGTATACAATACTAACAATATACACTTAATAAACGATAATTCTATAAGTTTATATTATGGTAATTTCACATTAAAACTCATTGGATTACCAATTTATAAAAAATTATCTTATACTGATACAACAAGCGCAAGTTATACAATAGTAATGGAACATATCCCTGATACAATATTTTATAACAAAGAAGCTTTTGATCAAGCAAACCTTATTCTAGCAGGACATACTCATGGTGGTCAGGTTTATATTCCTTTTATAACCAAATTATTTTTAAAAAAATATGCATTTTATTTGCGTGGAGAAAAAAAATTTAGTAATAATAAATTGATGTATATAAACCGCGGACTCGGTGCATGGTTTAATATTCGTCTTTTTTCGTCTCCTGAAATTTTGGTTATTACCATTTCTAATAATTAA
- the radA gene encoding DNA repair protein RadA, whose protein sequence is MSKKKQNYFVCSECGYESTKWFAKCPSCNEWNTAVEFTADIFDNKVKSTPSEILFLTDNIKEPKKINTGFKELNEILYGGFVEGAIYLLAGEPGIGKSTFLTQISSNVSQKNFVIYVSGEESAEQVFQRFKRLNVKSDKNKIGLVFENSLEKIVALLENLEEKPDFLIIDSIQTIKSDNFSSYAGSVLQVKEVTRYLSEYCKKRGITLIIVGHVTKGGIIAGPKILEHMVDAVLQFELEKTSGLRMMRILKNRYGPTDEILMFEMTQKGLKPISEYTHYFLKDYKNASGNVLTIVKEGSKLIPIEIQALVSKPVYGNPRRVTSGAPLDRLLMIIAVLSKRLRLPIESKDIFLSTSGGFKISDTSSDLAIAYALLSSLFDITTNESIVVLGEIGLDGNIRNIRDLEKRIDFAKKLGVENIVIPTSKIAATNTLKISNLSSLVKKFFS, encoded by the coding sequence ATGTCTAAAAAGAAACAAAACTATTTTGTATGTTCTGAATGTGGGTATGAAAGCACCAAATGGTTTGCAAAATGCCCTTCATGTAACGAATGGAATACCGCGGTGGAATTCACCGCGGATATTTTTGATAATAAAGTAAAATCAACCCCATCAGAAATTTTGTTTTTAACCGATAATATAAAAGAACCAAAAAAGATTAACACTGGTTTCAAAGAACTTAATGAAATCTTGTATGGAGGATTTGTTGAAGGAGCTATATATTTATTAGCAGGAGAACCGGGAATCGGAAAAAGCACTTTTTTAACCCAAATATCTTCAAATGTAAGTCAAAAAAATTTCGTTATATACGTTTCTGGAGAAGAATCTGCAGAACAGGTGTTTCAGAGATTTAAAAGACTTAATGTGAAATCGGATAAAAATAAAATAGGGTTGGTTTTCGAGAATTCCTTGGAAAAAATAGTCGCTTTACTGGAAAATCTTGAAGAAAAACCAGATTTTTTAATTATTGATTCTATACAAACAATTAAATCAGATAATTTTTCTTCTTACGCTGGAAGTGTTTTACAGGTAAAAGAAGTCACAAGATATCTTTCAGAATATTGTAAAAAAAGAGGAATTACCTTAATAATAGTTGGTCATGTAACAAAAGGTGGTATTATAGCTGGACCTAAAATTTTGGAACATATGGTGGATGCTGTATTGCAATTTGAATTAGAAAAAACATCTGGATTACGTATGATGCGTATTTTAAAAAATAGATATGGGCCGACAGATGAAATTTTAATGTTTGAAATGACTCAAAAAGGACTTAAACCTATTTCTGAATATACCCATTATTTTTTAAAAGATTATAAAAATGCATCAGGAAATGTTTTAACTATAGTTAAAGAAGGAAGTAAATTAATTCCTATAGAAATACAGGCTTTAGTGAGCAAACCAGTATATGGTAACCCACGCCGGGTAACATCAGGTGCCCCACTTGATAGATTACTCATGATAATAGCTGTTTTAAGCAAAAGATTAAGATTACCTATTGAATCGAAAGATATTTTTTTAAGTACATCTGGTGGTTTTAAAATTTCTGATACTTCAAGTGATCTTGCTATTGCTTATGCATTACTTTCATCATTATTTGATATAACAACAAATGAATCTATAGTTGTTTTAGGTGAAATCGGTTTAGACGGAAATATTAGAAATATAAGAGATCTGGAAAAAAGAATTGATTTTGCTAAAAAACTAGGTGTAGAAAACATTGTTATTCCAACTTCAAAAATTGCAGCAACAAACACCTTAAAAATTAGTAACTTAAGCAGCTTAGTTAAAAAATTCTTTTCATAG
- a CDS encoding prepilin peptidase produces the protein MKMKKIHLLIKEDFDLIRKAFMKNKKIMLPIFSGVIFAIIMGKVDIIIILLACIAFVDFNTLYIPDIFNYLIILIGLMKFNSYFILLGIFLISFLFYYARRDALGYGDIKLIFGLSLNYGFNVFFIIIFSVLISYLFEKKGKIAFGYYLFWGTIIEKIWFFNFNPFTFF, from the coding sequence ATGAAGATGAAAAAGATACACTTATTGATTAAAGAAGATTTTGATTTAATAAGAAAAGCATTTATGAAAAATAAAAAAATTATGCTCCCGATATTTTCGGGAGTTATTTTTGCTATAATTATGGGTAAAGTGGATATTATTATAATATTATTAGCCTGCATAGCATTTGTTGATTTTAATACGTTATATATTCCAGATATTTTTAATTATTTAATTATATTGATTGGTTTAATGAAATTTAATAGTTATTTTATACTTCTGGGGATATTTCTTATATCATTTTTATTTTACTATGCCAGGAGAGATGCATTAGGTTATGGTGATATAAAACTTATATTTGGATTATCATTGAATTATGGTTTTAATGTATTTTTTATAATTATTTTTTCTGTTTTGATATCATACCTGTTTGAAAAAAAAGGTAAAATTGCATTTGGCTATTATTTATTCTGGGGAACGATTATTGAAAAGATTTGGTTTTTCAATTTCAATCCATTCACCTTCTTTTAG
- the rpmE gene encoding 50S ribosomal protein L31 codes for MKKGIHPEMKLITVKCACGAEHQLYSTEDNFRVDVCSKCHPFYLGETSSQIIDTEGRVQKFKNKYAKFLNS; via the coding sequence ATGAAAAAAGGAATACACCCAGAAATGAAACTTATCACTGTAAAGTGCGCATGCGGTGCTGAACACCAACTTTACAGCACAGAAGACAATTTCCGTGTTGATGTTTGTTCAAAATGTCATCCATTCTATTTGGGTGAAACAAGTTCTCAAATTATCGATACAGAAGGTAGAGTTCAAAAATTCAAGAACAAATACGCAAAATTTCTCAACTCATAA
- the smpB gene encoding SsrA-binding protein SmpB: MKIITNNKHATYQYHILEKYEAGIELRGSEVKSLREGRVNLKDAFCKIEKGEIYLYNAHISQYKNASLFNHDPERPRRLLMHKYEILRLDQKVKEKGLTIVPLKMYFNEKGLVKVEIALVKGKKLYDKREDIAKRDIERRIRKSIKYDM, encoded by the coding sequence ATGAAAATAATAACTAATAATAAACATGCTACATATCAATATCACATTTTAGAAAAATACGAAGCTGGAATTGAATTAAGAGGATCAGAAGTAAAATCTTTACGCGAAGGTAGAGTTAATTTAAAAGATGCATTTTGCAAAATAGAAAAAGGTGAAATATATTTATATAATGCTCATATTAGCCAATATAAAAATGCATCATTATTTAATCACGACCCAGAAAGACCTAGAAGATTGTTAATGCATAAATATGAAATTTTAAGATTAGATCAAAAAGTGAAAGAAAAAGGATTAACAATTGTTCCATTAAAAATGTATTTTAACGAAAAAGGTCTTGTTAAAGTAGAAATTGCTTTAGTTAAAGGGAAAAAACTATATGATAAAAGGGAAGACATTGCAAAACGGGATATTGAAAGAAGAATAAGAAAAAGTATTAAATATGATATGTGA
- the disA gene encoding DNA integrity scanning diadenylate cyclase DisA: MKDTFSEILSSLAPGKKLRTGIDLIISANLGALIFLTDNADEHLEKGLIQLGFIIDTDFEPERLYELAKMDGAIVLNKDATKILYANAQLNPSSNIPSFQTGMRHRTAERMAKQTNEILIAVSKRRNQVSIYQGNNSRVLYPEIIILPRLNQEIAVAQRYKQSFFELLSEINIAEMENRVILSNVVEAISKGFMTLKVAEKAEKYLLELGEAAESSRLEINEIYRITPRYLGALIMDYSKNLLDYQYPQDSLSLFDGLKTEDFLNMKIIAQKLGYEIETENDLEEFFVSPRGFRLLYSTRIPSIIVRNVVETFKNLDTLMKANMEELINVPGIGKKRAERINRAIKRKSEFSEKLSSEMEEFE, encoded by the coding sequence ATGAAAGATACATTCTCAGAAATACTCAGTTCGTTGGCTCCGGGCAAAAAATTGCGAACAGGCATAGATTTAATAATTTCCGCAAACCTCGGGGCATTGATATTCTTAACCGATAATGCCGATGAACACTTAGAAAAAGGGTTAATCCAACTCGGTTTTATTATAGATACAGATTTTGAACCTGAAAGGTTATATGAATTAGCCAAAATGGACGGTGCAATTGTCTTAAACAAAGATGCTACTAAAATTTTATATGCAAACGCCCAATTAAACCCATCAAGTAACATTCCAAGTTTTCAAACAGGAATGCGTCATAGAACTGCTGAAAGAATGGCTAAACAAACTAATGAAATACTTATAGCTGTATCTAAAAGAAGAAACCAGGTTTCAATATATCAAGGAAATAATAGCAGAGTTCTATATCCAGAAATTATAATTCTACCAAGATTAAATCAGGAAATTGCTGTTGCTCAACGTTATAAACAAAGTTTTTTTGAATTATTGTCAGAAATTAATATAGCTGAAATGGAAAATAGGGTCATATTATCAAATGTAGTTGAAGCTATATCTAAAGGTTTCATGACTTTAAAAGTTGCAGAAAAAGCTGAAAAATATTTATTGGAATTAGGTGAAGCTGCAGAAAGCTCACGACTTGAAATAAATGAAATTTATAGAATTACTCCAAGATACCTTGGCGCTTTAATTATGGATTATTCAAAAAATTTATTGGATTATCAATATCCGCAAGATTCGTTAAGTTTATTCGATGGATTGAAAACAGAAGACTTTTTAAATATGAAAATAATCGCCCAAAAATTGGGTTATGAAATTGAAACGGAAAATGATTTAGAAGAATTTTTTGTTTCACCTAGAGGATTTAGATTATTGTATTCCACAAGAATACCATCAATTATCGTAAGAAATGTTGTTGAAACATTTAAAAATTTAGATACCCTAATGAAAGCAAACATGGAAGAATTAATTAATGTTCCTGGAATAGGTAAAAAACGTGCTGAAAGAATTAATAGAGCTATAAAAAGGAAGAGCGAATTTTCAGAAAAACTCTCTTCTGAAATGGAGGAATTTGAATGA
- a CDS encoding tetratricopeptide repeat protein → METVAILKLKDEKIEINTNTVFPVILSDVMYEGDLDLMMADLKNKAKLISEAKKIKTISEHISGISSNFVTKPFIFSEFLSYLREFDLKPSDFNHATLNELYDIILDYADHHNFDELKEIVKFMIEIDPNYTPAYEILGSVLVEEGNLEVGKKYLELAVKQDPWNVAALSELGETYFNLGEFEKAAEIWLKEVELMPENTVTYFMIADAYRQSKNFEKSARILEKFLNKYPKSILAKYELTEIYKKLDRNLEAEELKEEIANSQPEYVSDVEIWAKIMFQNRKYEKVEKFISKFLDKNKEYEHFRILLTIPLLKSGKKEEARLMIREVKEKFPWYYYGMKNILDEILDEDEKDTLID, encoded by the coding sequence ATGGAGACAGTGGCCATTTTAAAATTAAAGGATGAAAAGATTGAGATAAATACAAATACAGTTTTTCCAGTAATTTTATCAGATGTTATGTATGAAGGTGACCTTGATTTGATGATGGCAGATTTAAAAAATAAGGCAAAACTGATAAGTGAAGCAAAAAAGATAAAAACTATTTCGGAACATATTTCTGGAATTTCTTCTAATTTTGTTACAAAACCTTTTATATTTTCCGAATTTCTTTCCTACTTAAGAGAGTTTGATTTAAAACCTTCCGATTTTAACCATGCCACATTAAATGAATTATATGATATAATACTGGATTATGCCGATCATCATAATTTTGATGAATTAAAAGAAATAGTTAAATTTATGATAGAAATAGATCCAAATTATACGCCAGCATATGAAATACTTGGCTCTGTGTTGGTGGAAGAAGGAAATTTAGAGGTGGGGAAAAAGTATTTAGAATTAGCTGTTAAACAAGATCCATGGAATGTTGCAGCATTATCAGAATTGGGTGAAACATATTTTAATCTTGGTGAGTTTGAAAAAGCTGCAGAAATTTGGTTAAAAGAAGTTGAGCTGATGCCTGAAAATACGGTTACATACTTTATGATAGCCGATGCGTATAGGCAATCAAAGAACTTTGAAAAATCAGCAAGAATCCTAGAAAAGTTTTTAAATAAATATCCAAAGAGTATTTTAGCGAAATATGAATTAACAGAGATTTATAAAAAATTAGATAGAAACTTAGAAGCAGAAGAATTAAAAGAAGAGATAGCAAATTCACAACCTGAATATGTAAGTGATGTTGAAATATGGGCAAAAATAATGTTTCAAAATAGGAAATATGAAAAGGTTGAAAAGTTCATAAGTAAATTTTTGGATAAAAATAAAGAGTATGAACATTTTAGGATATTATTGACAATTCCGCTTTTGAAATCTGGCAAAAAAGAAGAGGCAAGATTAATGATTAGAGAAGTTAAAGAAAAATTTCCATGGTATTATTACGGAATGAAAAATATTTTAGATGAAATATTAGATGAAGATGAAAAAGATACACTTATTGATTAA